A genomic window from Winogradskyella sp. J14-2 includes:
- a CDS encoding prephenate dehydratase translates to MTKPIAIQGIRGSFHHEVAQKYFSSTAEVIECMSFDRAVDNLLQHETDSMVMALENSIVGSIIPNYALIDNHSLSIVGEYYLDIQHNLLALKGETLAAIKEVHSHPMALLQCKVFFKDYPNIKLVEAKDTAEVAKQISENNSKGIAAIASKNAASLYDLDILAESIQTIKHNETRFAIVRRENSHLERKGINKASLKFELDHKRGSLATILNVMSDCNLNLTKIQSLPKIETPWKYAFFVDVTFDALEDYEKAYAIIQIMAENFKVLGEYKNAKT, encoded by the coding sequence TTGACAAAACCAATAGCCATACAAGGAATAAGAGGGTCGTTTCATCACGAGGTAGCTCAAAAGTACTTTAGCTCTACAGCAGAAGTCATTGAGTGCATGTCTTTTGATAGGGCTGTAGACAATTTATTACAACATGAGACAGATAGTATGGTTATGGCTTTAGAGAATTCTATAGTAGGTTCAATAATTCCAAATTATGCACTAATAGACAATCATAGTCTGAGTATTGTTGGTGAGTATTATTTGGATATTCAGCATAATTTATTAGCCTTGAAAGGTGAAACTTTAGCAGCTATAAAAGAAGTGCACTCGCATCCCATGGCATTGTTACAATGTAAAGTTTTCTTTAAAGACTATCCAAATATTAAGTTGGTAGAGGCTAAAGATACAGCAGAAGTTGCTAAGCAAATTTCAGAAAATAATAGTAAAGGAATCGCAGCTATAGCAAGCAAAAATGCAGCAAGTTTATATGATTTAGATATTTTGGCAGAGAGCATTCAAACTATTAAGCATAACGAAACACGCTTTGCTATTGTTAGGCGAGAAAATAGCCACCTTGAACGAAAAGGAATTAATAAGGCATCTCTAAAATTTGAATTAGACCATAAACGTGGTAGTTTAGCTACAATACTCAATGTAATGAGTGATTGTAACCTAAACCTAACTAAAATTCAATCTTTGCCAAAAATTGAGACACCTTGGAAGTATGCCTTCTTTGTAGATGTTACTTTTGATGCACTCGAAGATTACGAAAAAGCATATGCCATCATACAGATTATGGCTGAGAATTTTAAAGTGTTGGGTGAATATAAAAATGCAAAAACATGA
- a CDS encoding pyridoxal phosphate-dependent aminotransferase: MIEVANRLKHVEEYYFSKKLREVAFLQSQGKPIINLGIGSPDLEPPFKATMLLKDSLDEEGANKYQSYQGLPELREEIANFYKKQYKVNLSGQTEVLPLLGSKEGIMHISMAFLNPGDEVLIPNPGYPTYAAVTKLLEAKPVFYDLKEANYWLPDFIALERLDLSKVKIMWISYPHMPTGANAPNKFYDEVIAFGRRHNILIVNDNPYSFILNKKPISIMRYNHAKEVCLELNSFSKTFNMAGWRVGMLVGSYEHLSAVLKVKSNMDSGMFYAIQKGAIEALKCSDMWFVSLNSVYEQRRVLIWKLAEALNCTYDEYATGMFVWAKLPPHLKSEEFTDLVLKEHSIFITPGTVFGSNGEGYVRFSLCSPEEQIKEAIARV, translated from the coding sequence ATGATTGAAGTAGCCAACCGTTTAAAACATGTCGAAGAATATTACTTTTCTAAAAAGTTAAGAGAAGTGGCCTTTTTACAGTCTCAAGGAAAGCCAATTATAAATTTGGGTATTGGTAGTCCGGATTTAGAGCCGCCTTTTAAAGCTACTATGCTTTTAAAAGATAGCTTGGATGAGGAAGGAGCTAACAAATATCAAAGTTACCAAGGTTTACCAGAGTTGAGAGAGGAGATTGCCAATTTTTACAAAAAACAATACAAAGTAAATCTAAGTGGGCAAACTGAGGTATTACCACTATTGGGAAGTAAAGAAGGTATTATGCATATCTCTATGGCTTTTTTAAATCCAGGCGATGAGGTGTTGATTCCAAATCCAGGATATCCAACGTATGCTGCCGTTACTAAATTATTAGAGGCAAAACCCGTTTTTTACGACTTAAAGGAAGCTAATTATTGGTTGCCAGATTTTATTGCTCTAGAACGCTTAGACTTAAGCAAGGTAAAAATCATGTGGATCAGTTATCCGCATATGCCAACAGGAGCTAATGCGCCAAATAAGTTTTATGACGAAGTTATAGCCTTTGGAAGGCGACACAATATTTTAATAGTAAACGATAATCCCTATAGTTTTATACTAAACAAAAAGCCAATTAGTATTATGCGCTATAACCATGCAAAAGAGGTTTGTTTGGAGTTAAATTCATTTAGCAAAACCTTTAATATGGCAGGTTGGCGCGTTGGTATGTTAGTGGGTAGTTACGAGCATCTTAGTGCAGTACTCAAAGTAAAAAGTAATATGGATTCAGGAATGTTTTATGCCATTCAAAAAGGAGCGATAGAAGCCTTAAAATGTTCAGATATGTGGTTTGTAAGTTTAAATAGTGTGTACGAACAAAGAAGAGTGCTGATTTGGAAACTGGCAGAAGCTTTAAACTGCACCTATGATGAGTATGCAACAGGTATGTTTGTTTGGGCTAAGCTACCACCACATTTAAAGTCTGAAGAATTTACCGATTTAGTATTAAAAGAACATTCCATATTTATAACACCAGGAACGGTTTTTGGAAGTAATGGCGAAGGTTATGTGCGTTTTTCATTATGCTCTCCAGAAGAACAAATAAAAGAAGCGATAGCGCGAGTTTAG
- a CDS encoding prephenate dehydrogenase, translating to MKHVFVIGVGLIGGSFALDIKKQNPECIVYGVDKNEAHLDKAKTLGIIDKKSSLDDIGQADLVIVAIPVDATLEVLPKVLDLVSDEAVVFDAGSTKEGICLKVKNHPKRRNFLAAHPIAGTEFSGPDAAIHGLYNNKTNIICEVEETAFKLQEKALKLFTDLGMRIRYMNPKAHDKHIAYVSHLSHISSFMLGKTVIEKEKNERDIFDMAGSGFASTVRLAKSSPAMWTPIFKQNKTNVIETLDEYISNLEHFKRMMLEDDFESVFKEMETTNHIKDILNGIE from the coding sequence ATGAAACATGTATTTGTAATAGGAGTAGGATTGATAGGCGGAAGTTTTGCCTTAGATATAAAAAAGCAAAATCCGGAATGCATTGTTTATGGTGTAGACAAGAACGAAGCGCATTTAGATAAAGCAAAAACTCTAGGTATTATTGATAAAAAATCAAGCTTAGATGATATAGGTCAAGCCGACCTTGTTATTGTAGCCATTCCTGTAGATGCCACTTTAGAAGTATTGCCAAAAGTACTAGATCTCGTTTCGGACGAGGCTGTAGTGTTTGATGCTGGTTCAACAAAAGAAGGTATTTGTCTCAAGGTGAAAAATCATCCAAAGCGTAGAAATTTTTTAGCAGCACATCCTATTGCTGGTACAGAATTTTCAGGACCTGATGCAGCAATTCATGGTCTATATAACAATAAGACAAATATCATTTGCGAAGTAGAAGAAACGGCCTTCAAACTTCAAGAGAAAGCATTAAAACTGTTTACGGATTTAGGGATGCGTATAAGATATATGAATCCTAAAGCACACGATAAACACATAGCCTATGTATCGCATCTATCGCATATAAGCTCTTTTATGCTGGGCAAAACTGTGATAGAAAAAGAAAAAAACGAACGCGATATTTTTGATATGGCAGGTAGCGGTTTTGCAAGTACTGTGCGTTTAGCTAAAAGTTCGCCAGCCATGTGGACACCAATTTTTAAACAAAACAAAACTAATGTTATTGAAACGTTGGATGAATACATAAGTAATCTAGAGCATTTCAAAAGAATGATGTTAGAGGACGATTTTGAATCGGTTTTCAAAGAAATGGAAACTACCAACCATATAAAAGATATTTTAAACGGAATAGAATAA
- a CDS encoding bifunctional 3-deoxy-7-phosphoheptulonate synthase/chorismate mutase type II: MENKKELRNWLDAFNLEHPLVIAGPCSAETEEQVLKIAHQLKNSDATVLRAGIWKPRTRPGNFEGVGALGLKWLQKAKQETGMQITTEVANAHHVELALKHDVDILWIGARTTVSPFIVQDIADALKGTDKPVLIKNPVNPDLSLWLGAVERFYTADVKNLGVIHRGFSTYEKTRYRNNPEWQIAIDLQSRFPDLPLILDPSHIAGRRDIIFDLSQTALDLNYDGLMIETHHDPDNAWSDAAQQITPETLIKYTEDLRIRKEIGEAAEFKNKINTLRTKIDVIDHQLIEILGKRMQVADEIGALKKKHNVAVLQNKRWNEILGKMILEGEEKNLSEEFILRLFKAIHQESINHQEEIINH, from the coding sequence ATGGAAAACAAGAAAGAATTGAGAAATTGGTTAGATGCTTTTAACTTAGAGCATCCGCTAGTGATTGCGGGACCTTGCAGTGCTGAAACAGAAGAGCAGGTTCTTAAAATTGCACATCAACTAAAAAATAGTGATGCTACTGTTCTAAGAGCCGGAATTTGGAAACCTAGAACACGTCCTGGCAATTTTGAAGGCGTAGGAGCCTTAGGTTTAAAATGGCTTCAAAAGGCCAAGCAAGAAACAGGTATGCAAATAACTACGGAGGTTGCAAATGCGCACCATGTAGAATTAGCCTTAAAACACGATGTGGATATCCTTTGGATTGGAGCACGTACCACAGTGAGTCCATTTATAGTGCAAGATATTGCAGATGCTTTAAAAGGAACGGACAAACCTGTGTTAATTAAGAATCCTGTAAATCCAGATTTATCATTATGGTTGGGTGCTGTAGAACGTTTCTACACTGCTGATGTTAAGAATTTAGGTGTCATCCACAGAGGATTTTCGACCTACGAAAAAACGCGCTACAGAAACAATCCAGAGTGGCAAATTGCGATAGACTTACAAAGCCGTTTTCCAGATTTACCTTTAATTTTAGATCCATCTCATATTGCTGGTCGTAGAGATATAATTTTCGATTTAAGTCAAACAGCATTAGATCTCAATTACGATGGTTTAATGATAGAAACACATCACGATCCAGACAATGCTTGGAGCGATGCAGCACAACAAATTACGCCAGAAACACTAATTAAGTACACAGAAGATTTACGTATTAGGAAGGAAATTGGTGAAGCTGCAGAGTTTAAAAATAAGATTAACACCTTAAGAACTAAAATAGATGTCATTGACCATCAATTAATTGAAATCTTAGGAAAGCGTATGCAAGTGGCTGATGAGATAGGAGCCTTAAAAAAGAAACACAATGTTGCGGTACTACAAAATAAGCGTTGGAACGAAATTTTAGGCAAAATGATATTAGAAGGTGAGGAGAAAAACTTAAGCGAGGAATTTATACTGCGACTATTTAAAGCGATTCACCAAGAGTCTATAAACCATCAAGAAGAGATTATTAATCATTAA